CGATTGGACAGCTCGGCGGTTCGCTCCCCGGCATCGGTGACCTTCTCGGCGGTAGCATCGATCAGTCTGAGCGCCAGCTCTCCGTGACCCCTGCCACTGATCTTTCCGACGGCGCCACCGTGACCATCAAGGGAGTCGGCTACCCCGCTAACGCAAATATTTACCTGGCCCAGACAATCGAGAAGCCAAAGTCGGGCTACCCCTCGACCTATGGCGAAGCGGCCAAGGTCACGGTCGGCGCTGACGGAAGTTTTACGCAGGAGATGAAAGTCGCGACCAGCTTTGGCGATGTCGACTGCACCTCCACCCAGTGCTACGTAGCCTCCTTTACTGCGTTCCCTAATCTTTCTGACCGCAGCAATGACCAGTGGGTCCCCATCACTTTCAAGGCGGGTGCTACTTCCCAGGCTGCTCAATCGCAGGGTTCCACCGGCGCGGCACCGAGTGGTGGCCAGAGCACTGGTTCGGGCGCACAGTCACCGTCGCAGTCACGAGGTAGCGCATTGGTGAGCCTGTCCAAGACCTCAGACTTGAACCCGAGCGGCGACACCATTCGAGTTGAAGGCAAGGGATTCAAGACCTCTGGACCGGGCATCTACGTCGGTATCGCGCAAAATGACCAGATGGATGTGACCAACGCCGATTCCTTCGGCCCGGATACCAAGTTTGTGTCTACCTCTCGCGGCAACCTGAAGTCCGACGGCAGCTTCAGCGTGGATCTTCCGGTCAGCGCGAAGTTTGGCACGGCAGACTGCATGCAGAACGCTTGCTCGGTCTACACCATTGCTGCTCACGGTTCTTCCGACCGCAGCCAGGACACAGCGACAGCAGTATCGTTTGCCGGCGGAGCTGCTAAGCAGGACGCTACCCTGCCGTCCGGCGGTGGCTCCTCACAGTCCGCCGGCAGCGCAAGCTCCAGCGCCAGTGGCAGCACAGGGTCTAGTGGGTCGAGTAGCACCACCGGTTCCAGCGGCTCTAGCAGCTCCAGCAGCTCCAACGACAGCAGCTCCTCGACCGGAACCCCGGCGGTAAGCCTGTCCACCACGGAACTGAACCCATCGGGCAGCACCGCAATTACCGTCTCCGGCACCGGATTCAAAACCAGCGGCAACGGCATCTACGTCGCAGTGGCTGAGAAGAACAAGTTCTCCACCACCAACGCTGATGCTTTCTCCGCCGCTGAGTTTGTCCGCACCTCCCAGATGTCCTCCGACGGAAGCTTCTCTACCACGCTCAATGTCGAGGCCGTCACCTCGGCCGCCAACTGCGTCGAAAATGACTGCGCACTCTACACCTTTGCTGCACATGGTTCTTCCGACCGCAGCCAGGACACGGCCACGGATCTCAGCGTCGGTGGCTCCGCCAAGGAACGCGAAGAAGCTGTGAAGGCCGGTGCCTCCAAGACCGGAGAGTCCAAGGCCAGCGGCGCATCCAAGGCATCTGGCAAGGCTTCCGCAAAGTCCAACGCTTCCGGTAATGGGCTCGACGAAGTTGTGCAGACTCAGCAGGCCGCGACCAATTCCCCGCTCCAAACCGCCGCAGTCGCCGGAACCGGCGCAATCCTGGGCGCGCTAATCTTCGGTGCTGGCATCCTGGTCGGTCGCCGTCAAAAGTCCGTCGATTAGCACCGCGCCGGACTAGTCCAAGCGTACGACGGCGATTGCGTAGTCGCCGTCGTGCGAGATGCTTAACGACGGCCCCAGCTGCCACTCCTGATCGTGGAAATGGCGGCTTACAGCTCCGTGGAGACTGATGCTCACGCGACCGTAGGCATCCGGCTGCACCTCTATTTCCCGCCAGTCCAGCCGATCTCGCGCAATCGGCGGCTGGCTGCCGAAGATAGTCTGCGACCAGGCCTTGATGAAGGCTTCCTTCGCAGCCCAGCGGCCCGCTAAGTGACGCGCCAGCGCGCCGCCGACTGCTCCGCGGCGCTTTGCTATCAGTAGCTCAGCCGGTGTGAAAACCGCCTGCGCGAACTGACTTCCTGGCATATTCAGCTGCTCTTCGAAGCTCGGAATATAGACGAGGTCTACGCCAATCATGGCTGGAGGACACCATCGATCAGACGGGCGCCATCGGAAAGCAGAACGGCCTTTTCCAATGCAGCGGGTGAACCGAACCGACCACCGTCCGCCAGGTTTCGCTCGCGTGGACGCTCGTAGAGAGTTTCCCCACCGTAAATAGCCTCATCAATGCGACGCAGACCAGCCGCTTCGCGGTTGTGCGCCGCGCTACGCCAGCGTTCCGCAGCCTCAGCGCCATCGTGCTGCACTATCGCTTGATAGAAAGCTTCCGGATGGACGACTGCCACCAGTGCCGAGACATGTCCGAACCCGAGCGAGGTAACAAAGCCAGCCTTCAGCGGCAACGTATTGCCGAAATTGACTGCCTTCGTTGGCCATACCAAACGAGAATGCTCAGCCAATGCGGGATCGACGCAGTCCAGCGATCGATTACCTGGCACAATGCCGCTACGCAATACTTGAGTCAGACCAATGATCTGGAACGCTGCAGCCCCACCCTTGGCGTGTCCGGTCAGGGATTTCTGAGAGACCACCAGCAGCGGGTTCGAGCGCTCGCGACCGAGTTCATCTGCAATGCGTTCATGCAGTTCAGACTCATTGGGGTCATTGGCATTGGTCGAGGTATCGTGCTTGGACAACACCGCGACCTGATCCCCAGTGACATCGAGTGCTGCAAGTGCGCGAGCCAACCGAGACTTCTCGCCGCCCTGAGCTGCCGCTAGTGCACCCAAACCCGGCGCCGGGATGGATGTGTGCGCGCCGTCGGCGAAGGACTGGGCGTATGCGACGACACCGAGCACGGGGAGTCCCATGTCACGAGCGATGTCTCCGCGAGCCAACAGCACCGTTCCGCCACCTTGCGATTCCACGAAGCCTCCGCGTCGACGATCGTTAGGCCTGGAGAAGTACGCATGGTCGATACCCTTATCTTCCATGGTGGCGGAGTCAGCTGTGGCGGCCATGTCGCCGAAACCTGTGATCCCCTCTGCGGATAGGTCATCGAAGCCACCCGCGACAACGAAATCTGCCTTACCCAGGGCTATCTTGTCGACGCCCTCCTCCACCGACACCGCTGCCGTCGCACAGGCTGCGACAGGGTGAATCATCTGCCCGTAGCCACCGACATAAGACTGCATAACGTGGGCGGCAATAACATTTGGCAATGCCTCCTGCAGGACGTCATTGGCTCGCGGTTGCCCCAGCAGGCCGTCGATGTAGAGACTGCGCAGCGACTCCATCGCACCAATACCTGTGCCC
The nucleotide sequence above comes from Corynebacterium amycolatum. Encoded proteins:
- a CDS encoding neocarzinostatin apoprotein domain-containing protein → MSTTQGAFRRSLLPRSIVLASAIVVSTGFLPAVPASAQSLPSIGQLGGSLPGIGDLLGGSIDQSERQLSVTPATDLSDGATVTIKGVGYPANANIYLAQTIEKPKSGYPSTYGEAAKVTVGADGSFTQEMKVATSFGDVDCTSTQCYVASFTAFPNLSDRSNDQWVPITFKAGATSQAAQSQGSTGAAPSGGQSTGSGAQSPSQSRGSALVSLSKTSDLNPSGDTIRVEGKGFKTSGPGIYVGIAQNDQMDVTNADSFGPDTKFVSTSRGNLKSDGSFSVDLPVSAKFGTADCMQNACSVYTIAAHGSSDRSQDTATAVSFAGGAAKQDATLPSGGGSSQSAGSASSSASGSTGSSGSSSTTGSSGSSSSSSSNDSSSSTGTPAVSLSTTELNPSGSTAITVSGTGFKTSGNGIYVAVAEKNKFSTTNADAFSAAEFVRTSQMSSDGSFSTTLNVEAVTSAANCVENDCALYTFAAHGSSDRSQDTATDLSVGGSAKEREEAVKAGASKTGESKASGASKASGKASAKSNASGNGLDEVVQTQQAATNSPLQTAAVAGTGAILGALIFGAGILVGRRQKSVD
- a CDS encoding holo-ACP synthase, giving the protein MIGVDLVYIPSFEEQLNMPGSQFAQAVFTPAELLIAKRRGAVGGALARHLAGRWAAKEAFIKAWSQTIFGSQPPIARDRLDWREIEVQPDAYGRVSISLHGAVSRHFHDQEWQLGPSLSISHDGDYAIAVVRLD